A stretch of Garra rufa chromosome 11, GarRuf1.0, whole genome shotgun sequence DNA encodes these proteins:
- the arsa gene encoding arylsulfatase A, with amino-acid sequence MDFMCIIVLFALIAAQCACAPPPNFVLLFADDLGYGDLGCFGHPTSLTPNLDRLAANGLRFTDFYVTSPVCSPSRAALLTGRYQTRSGIYPGVLYPGSKGGLPLNETTIAEVLKSKGYTTAMVGKWHLGVGLNGTYLPTRHGFDNYLGIPYSHDQGPCQNLTCFPPDVKCHGYCDQGVVSVPLMSNENIKQQPADFLQLEKAYSEFASTFISVAVQNNRPFFLYHPSHHTHYPQYAGVDYAGKSPRGPFGDALMEFDGTVGKIVQTLEQTGVLNNTLIFFTGDNGPELMRQSRGGSAGLMRCGKGTTYEGGMREPAIAYWPGFIQPGVTHALASSLDILPTFAKLAGAALPDVQLDGVDMTNILLNHGSSERQTFFYYPTDPNEKNSVFAVRWKNFKAHYYTHGALHSLGTPDSNCSLLALLRHDPPLLYNLDSDPAENYNLKGSDWDSVRNQIQAVKEKFEASMVFGESEIAKGKDSALEPCCIPNCTPKPKCCQCTSAL; translated from the exons ATGGATTTCATGTGTATAATCGTGTTATTTGCACTAATCGCAGCTCAGTGTGCTTGCGCGCCGCCGCCGAACTTCGTGTTGCTCTTCGCCGATGATTTGGGTTACGGTGATCTGGGCTGTTTTGGACACCCGACCTCTCTCACCCCGAATCTAGACAGACTTGCAGCAAACGGACTGCGCTTTACCGACTTCTATGTCACGAGTCCCGTGTGCAGTCCCTCCAG ggcaGCCTTGCTGACAGGTCGCTATCAGACTCGTTCCGGCATCTATCCGGGTGTGTTGTATCCGGGCTCAAAAGGGGGTCTCCCGCTTAATGAGACCACTATCGCAGAGGTGCTGAAATCTAAAGGTTACACTACAGCCATGGTGGGAAAATGGCATCTGGGCGTTGGGCTGAATGGCACTTACCTGCCCACCCGACACGGCTTTGACAATTATCTTGGCATCCCATACTCACATGACCAG GGTCCCTGTCAGAATCTCACGTGTTTCCCTCCGGATGTGAAGTGCCATGGCTACTGTGATCAAGGTGTTGTAAGTGTACCTCTCATGTCAAATGAGAACATCAAGCAGCAGCCCGCAGACTTCCTGCAGCTTGAGAAGGCCTACAGTGAATTTGCCTCTACGTTCATCAGTGTTGCTGTCCAAAACAACCGGCCATTCTTCCTGTACCATCCTTCACAT CACACGCACTACCCTCAGTATGCCGGTGTGGACTATGCAGGGAAGTCTCCTCGTGGGCCGTTTGGTGACGCTCTGATGGAGTTTGATGGCACTGTGGGCAAGATTGTGCAAACTCTGGAGCAGACGGGTGTGCTCAACAACACTCTCATCTTCTTCACTGGGGACAACGG GCCTGAGCTCATGCGGCAGTCTCGTGGAGGAAGTGCAGGACTGATGAGATGTGGCAAAGGCACAACTTACGAAGGAGGAATGAGAGAGCCGGCCATCGCATATTGGCCTGGATTCATCCAACCAG GTGTCACGCATGCTCTGGCCAGCTCTTTGGACATTCTGCCCACCTTTGCCAAACTGGCCGGAGCTGCTTTACCTGATGTTCAGCTGGACGGGGTTGACATGACAAACATCCTGTTGAATCACGGATCG AGTGAAAGACAGACATTCTTTTATTACCCAACTGATCCAAATGAGAAGAACAGTGTGTTTGCAGTGAGATGGAAAAATTTCAAAGCACATTACTATACACATG GTGCATTACACAGTCTAGGCACGCCAGACAGCAACTGCTCATTACTTGCTCTCCTGCGTCATGATCCTCCTTTACTGTATAACTTGGATTCAGATCCCGCAGAAAACTATAACCTTAAAGGCTCCGACTGGGACTCTGTGCGCAATCAAATCCAGGCCGTCAAGGAGAAGTTCGAGGCTTCTATGGTGTTTGGCGAGAGCGAGATCGCCAAAGGGAAAGACTCTGCACTCGAGCCTTGCTGCATTCCTAATTGCACCCCTAAACCCAAATGCTGCCAATGCACTTCTGCACTTTAA